The proteins below come from a single Paracoccus sp. SCSIO 75233 genomic window:
- a CDS encoding DUF1674 domain-containing protein — protein MSEKRDLPPEAIRALAEAEERRNSAKSLNLPPELGGRDGPEPVRYGDYEKKGICVDF, from the coding sequence ATGTCCGAGAAACGCGATCTTCCGCCCGAGGCTATCCGCGCCCTCGCCGAAGCCGAGGAACGCCGGAACAGCGCGAAATCTCTGAACCTTCCGCCGGAACTGGGCGGGCGTGACGGGCCGGAGCCGGTGCGCTACGGGGATTACGAGAAGAAAGGCATTTGCGTCGATTTCTGA
- the purH gene encoding bifunctional phosphoribosylaminoimidazolecarboxamide formyltransferase/IMP cyclohydrolase, with product MPQDIVPLKRALISVSDKTGLVEFAQALDARGVEILSTGGTAKALRDAGIAVKDVSEVTGFPEMMDGRVKTLHPVVHGGLLALRDDAAHQKAAEEHGIGMIDLLVVNLYPFEETVAKGAGYEDCIENIDIGGPAMIRAAAKNHGFVGVVVDVQDYDPVLKQLEVQGGLDLAMRKRLAQTAYARTAAYDAAVSNWMAGAIGMETPRRRAFAGTLAQGLRYGENPHQQAAFYTTGEARPGVATARQLQGKELSYNNINDTDAAFELVSEFDPADGPACAIIKHANPCGVARGDTAVEAYRRAFDCDRTSAFGGIIALNGKLDGETARAITEIFTEVVIAPDATDEAKEVFAARKNVRLLTTGGLADPAAAGTAFRQVAGGFLVQSRDNGRVLMPDLKVVTKRQPTEAELADLLFAWTVAKHVKSNAIVYAKDQATVGIGAGQMSRVDSTRIGRSKAQDMAEALSLPLPLTTGAAVASDAFFPFADGVEALADAGAATVIQPGGSMRDAEVIEAADARGIAMVFTGQRHFRH from the coding sequence ATGCCGCAAGATATCGTCCCTTTGAAACGCGCCCTGATCTCCGTGTCCGACAAGACCGGCCTTGTTGAGTTTGCCCAAGCGCTCGATGCGCGCGGCGTCGAAATTCTGTCGACCGGCGGCACGGCGAAGGCGCTGCGCGATGCCGGGATCGCGGTCAAGGATGTGTCGGAAGTCACCGGCTTCCCCGAGATGATGGATGGCCGCGTCAAGACGTTGCATCCTGTGGTGCATGGCGGGCTGCTGGCGCTGCGCGATGACGCCGCACATCAGAAAGCGGCGGAGGAACACGGGATCGGCATGATCGACCTGCTGGTCGTGAACCTCTACCCGTTTGAGGAAACCGTCGCGAAAGGTGCCGGTTACGAGGACTGTATCGAGAATATCGACATTGGCGGTCCGGCGATGATCCGGGCGGCGGCCAAGAACCATGGCTTTGTCGGCGTGGTGGTCGATGTGCAGGATTACGATCCGGTCTTGAAGCAGTTGGAGGTGCAGGGCGGGCTGGACCTCGCGATGCGCAAGCGGCTGGCGCAGACGGCCTATGCGCGGACGGCGGCGTATGACGCGGCTGTGTCGAACTGGATGGCCGGGGCGATCGGAATGGAAACGCCGCGCCGCAGGGCCTTTGCCGGCACGCTCGCCCAGGGGCTGCGCTACGGCGAGAACCCGCATCAGCAGGCGGCGTTCTACACGACCGGCGAGGCGCGTCCGGGTGTCGCGACGGCCAGACAGTTGCAGGGCAAGGAACTCAGCTACAACAATATCAACGATACCGATGCAGCGTTTGAACTGGTCTCGGAATTCGATCCGGCAGACGGCCCGGCCTGCGCGATCATCAAGCACGCCAACCCTTGTGGCGTCGCGCGTGGTGATACGGCGGTCGAGGCTTATCGGCGGGCATTCGACTGCGACCGGACCTCTGCCTTTGGCGGGATTATCGCGCTGAACGGCAAGCTGGACGGCGAAACGGCCCGCGCCATCACGGAGATATTTACAGAGGTGGTGATCGCCCCCGACGCGACCGACGAAGCGAAAGAGGTTTTTGCGGCGCGCAAGAATGTCCGGCTGCTCACTACAGGCGGGCTGGCCGATCCTGCGGCTGCCGGAACCGCCTTCCGGCAGGTCGCGGGCGGGTTTCTGGTGCAGTCGCGCGACAATGGCCGGGTGCTGATGCCCGATCTGAAAGTGGTCACGAAGCGTCAGCCGACCGAGGCGGAACTGGCCGATCTGCTGTTTGCGTGGACGGTCGCCAAACATGTGAAATCGAATGCCATCGTCTATGCGAAGGATCAGGCGACCGTGGGGATCGGGGCCGGCCAGATGAGCCGCGTCGATTCGACCCGCATCGGGCGCAGCAAGGCGCAGGACATGGCTGAGGCGCTGTCGCTGCCCTTGCCGCTGACGACGGGTGCTGCGGTCGCGTCGGATGCGTTCTTCCCGTTTGCAGATGGTGTCGAGGCGCTTGCGGATGCGGGTGCGGCGACGGTCATCCAGCCCGGTGGCTCCATGCGCGATGCTGAGGTGATCGAGGCTGCGGATGCGCGTGGAATCGCAATGGTGTTCACGGGTCAGAGGCATTTCAGGCACTGA
- a CDS encoding heparinase II/III family protein codes for MTTTTPRPYGFTRPPEPRSLGSALRGHEILGGKLPLTGAMVEGDPFAVTDLTPAQAAELHGFGWLDDLAAVGSAKARDLAQMRVLAWIAAHPKPSAAADSPVWRADVTGRRVLRWLFHAGQILPGLDRDTAQPVFDSLHAQLSVLERVGMLEGAARVEALSARAMAAMLLKGAEGAAQAALDDLASDVETSIRRRVMRGRCPEALLSCLSQLAWVGATAKDMGRDIPEQIASVIEEIAPVLRALRHADGGLPRFHGGGRGPAGRLDHSLRAATGPSIVAPGHAMGFARLSRSRSTVMLDAAAPPAGPAAAHAHASTLAIEFTSARHPIVVNCGAGGMFGPAWARASRATACHSTLSLTGLSSAKLLPPDEHGSERLTLLPQKVWAGQCDDEGNLMPPDAPAPSPREGQPILSGHDAWQGTHGLTCLRELYLSADGDELRGEDTLAALDIESQGRLEQILTNMPDGIGYDIRFHLHPDVDAIPDGDAIRLILPGKEEWYFSHDMIAEQRLEPSAYLESGQSAPQPTTQIVLSHRLTAQAVRIGWTFMRAGAS; via the coding sequence ATGACAACGACAACGCCTCGTCCATACGGATTTACCCGCCCGCCGGAGCCGCGCAGCCTCGGCTCCGCTTTGCGTGGGCATGAAATTCTGGGCGGAAAGCTGCCGCTGACCGGGGCGATGGTCGAGGGCGATCCGTTCGCTGTCACGGATCTGACGCCAGCACAGGCGGCGGAGTTGCACGGCTTCGGGTGGCTCGACGATCTCGCGGCGGTCGGCAGCGCGAAGGCGCGGGATCTGGCGCAGATGCGGGTGCTGGCATGGATCGCCGCGCATCCGAAACCGTCAGCCGCGGCGGATTCGCCGGTCTGGCGTGCGGATGTCACCGGCCGCAGGGTGCTGCGCTGGCTGTTTCACGCGGGGCAGATTTTGCCGGGGCTGGATCGCGATACTGCGCAGCCGGTGTTTGACAGCCTTCACGCGCAGCTTTCGGTTCTGGAACGGGTCGGGATGCTGGAAGGTGCGGCGCGGGTCGAGGCGCTTTCGGCGCGCGCCATGGCGGCGATGCTTTTGAAAGGGGCCGAGGGTGCGGCGCAAGCTGCGCTTGACGATCTGGCGTCCGATGTCGAGACCAGCATCCGGCGGCGGGTCATGCGGGGCCGCTGCCCTGAGGCGCTGCTGTCATGTCTGTCGCAACTCGCTTGGGTCGGTGCCACGGCGAAAGATATGGGGCGGGACATACCCGAACAGATCGCATCGGTGATCGAGGAAATCGCGCCGGTGCTCCGGGCGCTGCGCCATGCGGATGGCGGGTTGCCGCGCTTTCATGGTGGCGGGCGCGGGCCTGCCGGGCGGCTGGATCACAGCCTGCGGGCGGCGACGGGTCCGTCGATTGTTGCCCCCGGTCATGCAATGGGGTTCGCCCGGCTGTCTCGGTCGCGCTCGACGGTGATGCTGGACGCCGCCGCGCCCCCTGCCGGACCTGCGGCGGCGCATGCGCATGCTTCGACGCTGGCGATAGAGTTCACCTCCGCCCGGCATCCGATTGTCGTCAATTGCGGTGCGGGCGGCATGTTCGGTCCGGCCTGGGCGCGGGCGAGCCGTGCGACGGCCTGTCACTCGACGCTGTCGCTGACCGGGCTGAGTTCGGCCAAGCTGCTGCCGCCTGACGAACATGGCAGCGAGCGTCTGACCCTGCTGCCGCAGAAGGTCTGGGCGGGACAATGCGACGATGAGGGCAATCTGATGCCGCCCGATGCACCCGCACCGTCACCACGGGAGGGGCAACCGATCCTCTCCGGTCACGATGCCTGGCAGGGCACGCATGGGCTGACCTGCCTGCGCGAGCTTTATCTTTCGGCGGACGGGGACGAGTTGCGTGGCGAGGATACGCTGGCCGCGCTCGACATCGAAAGTCAGGGCCGGCTGGAGCAGATCCTGACCAATATGCCGGATGGGATCGGCTATGACATCCGTTTCCATCTTCACCCCGATGTCGATGCCATCCCCGACGGAGATGCGATCCGGCTGATCCTGCCCGGGAAAGAGGAGTGGTATTTCAGCCACGACATGATCGCCGAACAGCGGCTTGAGCCGTCGGCTTATCTTGAAAGCGGACAATCTGCGCCGCAGCCGACCACCCAGATCGTGCTGAGCCACCGTCTGACCGCGCAGGCGGTTCGCATTGGCTGGACCTTCATGCGGGCAGGCGCTAGCTAG
- a CDS encoding chorismate mutase encodes MAHEDITDMAALRARIDALDEKLVALLAERSTLIDHAVTIKSRVGLPARIDARVEEVVANARREAERQGLDPDLAERLWRMMVDHFIAQEDAQLGSKDGGDTN; translated from the coding sequence ATGGCACACGAGGATATCACCGATATGGCTGCGTTGCGGGCGCGGATCGACGCGCTCGACGAGAAGCTCGTCGCGCTTCTGGCGGAACGCAGCACATTGATCGATCATGCTGTCACCATAAAATCCAGGGTCGGTCTGCCCGCGCGCATTGACGCACGGGTTGAAGAGGTCGTGGCCAATGCACGGCGCGAGGCTGAACGACAGGGGCTGGATCCCGATCTGGCGGAGAGGCTGTGGCGGATGATGGTGGATCATTTCATTGCGCAGGAAGACGCACAGCTTGGGAGCAAAGATGGCGGCGACACGAATTGA
- the ftsH gene encoding ATP-dependent zinc metalloprotease FtsH yields the protein MGNARNIAFWVVLFLMILMLFNLFSDGASQMNSRQISYSDFINRVENDQVATVTIDGEDIYLKTNDGNQFTTVRPQGEEIANELIAKDVEVRVEPQQQSGFMSMLGVWLPFILLIGVWIFFMNRMQGGGKGGAMGFGKSRAKLLTEKHGRVTFDDVAGIDEAKEELEEIVEFLRNPQKFSRLGGKIPKGALLVGPPGTGKTLLARAIAGEAGVPFFTISGSDFVEMFVGVGASRVRDMFEQAKKSAPCIVFIDEIDAVGRARGVGIGGGNDEREQTLNQLLVEMDGFDANEGVIIIAATNRKDVLDPALLRPGRFDRQIHVPNPDIKGREKILDVHAKKVPQGPDVDLRIIARGTPGFSGADLMNLVNEAALMAARIGRRFVTMEDFENAKDKVMLGVERRSMVLTPEQKEKTAYHEAGHAIVGLSLPKCDPVYKATIIPRGGALGMVVSLPEMDRLNFHKDEVKQKLAMTMAGKAAEIIKYGEEGVSNGPAGDIQQASQLARAMVMRWGMSDKVGNIDYAEAHEGYSGNTGGFSVSAATKELIEQEVHDLIEEGYVEARRILIEKEEEFERLAKGLLEYETLTGDEIGKVIRGEPLGDDDDTPSSGIPQVSAIPKAGRSSEESGDPVPQP from the coding sequence TTGGGTAACGCACGCAATATCGCCTTCTGGGTCGTTCTGTTTCTGATGATCCTGATGCTGTTTAACCTGTTCAGCGATGGCGCTTCGCAAATGAACAGCCGGCAGATCAGCTATTCGGACTTCATCAACCGGGTCGAGAATGACCAGGTCGCGACGGTCACGATTGATGGCGAGGATATTTACCTCAAGACCAATGACGGCAACCAGTTCACCACGGTTCGTCCGCAGGGCGAGGAAATCGCCAACGAACTGATCGCCAAGGATGTCGAGGTCCGGGTCGAGCCGCAGCAGCAATCCGGCTTCATGTCGATGCTGGGCGTCTGGTTGCCGTTCATCCTGCTGATCGGTGTCTGGATATTCTTCATGAACCGGATGCAGGGCGGCGGTAAGGGCGGCGCTATGGGCTTCGGCAAATCGCGCGCGAAGCTGCTGACCGAGAAGCACGGCCGGGTGACGTTTGACGATGTCGCAGGCATCGACGAGGCCAAGGAGGAGCTGGAAGAGATCGTGGAATTCCTGCGCAATCCGCAGAAATTCAGCCGCCTCGGCGGCAAGATCCCGAAAGGTGCTTTGCTGGTCGGTCCCCCGGGGACCGGCAAGACGCTGCTGGCGCGTGCCATTGCGGGCGAGGCCGGTGTGCCGTTCTTCACCATCTCGGGTTCCGATTTTGTCGAGATGTTCGTCGGTGTCGGTGCCTCCCGCGTGCGCGACATGTTCGAGCAGGCGAAGAAATCCGCGCCCTGCATCGTCTTTATCGACGAGATCGACGCGGTCGGTCGCGCCCGTGGCGTCGGCATCGGCGGCGGCAATGACGAGCGCGAGCAGACGCTGAACCAGTTGCTTGTGGAGATGGACGGCTTTGACGCGAATGAAGGCGTCATCATCATCGCCGCGACCAACCGCAAGGACGTGCTGGATCCTGCCTTGCTGCGTCCGGGCCGTTTCGACCGTCAGATCCATGTGCCGAACCCGGATATCAAGGGCCGCGAAAAGATCCTCGACGTTCACGCCAAGAAAGTGCCGCAGGGGCCGGATGTCGATCTGCGCATCATCGCGCGCGGAACGCCGGGCTTCTCGGGCGCCGATCTGATGAACCTGGTGAACGAGGCGGCGCTTATGGCGGCGCGGATCGGGCGGCGTTTCGTGACGATGGAAGATTTCGAGAACGCCAAGGACAAGGTCATGCTGGGTGTCGAACGCCGCAGCATGGTGCTGACGCCAGAGCAGAAGGAAAAGACCGCGTATCACGAGGCTGGCCATGCCATTGTCGGGCTGTCGCTGCCGAAATGCGATCCGGTCTACAAAGCCACGATCATTCCGCGTGGTGGCGCGCTTGGCATGGTGGTCAGCCTGCCCGAGATGGACCGGCTGAATTTCCACAAGGACGAGGTCAAGCAGAAGCTGGCGATGACAATGGCCGGGAAAGCGGCGGAGATCATCAAATATGGCGAGGAAGGCGTGTCGAACGGCCCTGCGGGCGACATTCAGCAGGCCAGCCAGCTTGCCCGTGCCATGGTGATGCGCTGGGGTATGTCTGACAAGGTGGGCAATATCGACTATGCCGAGGCGCATGAGGGCTATTCCGGCAATACCGGCGGTTTCTCGGTCTCGGCGGCGACGAAGGAGCTGATCGAGCAGGAAGTGCATGACCTGATCGAGGAAGGTTATGTCGAGGCACGGCGGATCCTGATCGAGAAAGAGGAAGAGTTCGAACGTCTCGCCAAGGGGCTTCTGGAATATGAGACGCTGACCGGCGACGAAATCGGCAAGGTCATCCGCGGCGAGCCGCTGGGCGATGACGATGATACGCCGTCCTCGGGCATTCCGCAGGTCAGCGCGATTCCGAAAGCAGGGCGATCCTCGGAAGAATCCGGCGACCCGGTGCCACAGCCCTGA
- the lspA gene encoding signal peptidase II yields MAKETTKGATAKKPAAAKKTSQSAAKPRAGKNAPPAAEPNSLRVMIWVASLILLFDQISKYYVVHVLRLDRIREIDVFPPWVNLRMAWNQGMNFGLFSSSDDATRWILIGIALAICVWVFLWVRRSRPGWFAQLSAGLLIGGALGNVIDRLLYGAVADFLNMSLPGWQNPFSFNVADISIFAGAIGLILQPPQASDATDDKTRDVSGKSG; encoded by the coding sequence ATGGCAAAGGAAACCACAAAAGGCGCGACGGCAAAGAAACCGGCAGCAGCAAAGAAAACATCGCAATCCGCTGCGAAGCCTCGCGCCGGAAAAAATGCGCCGCCTGCGGCAGAACCCAACAGCCTGCGGGTGATGATCTGGGTTGCGTCGCTGATCCTGCTGTTTGACCAGATCAGCAAATACTATGTGGTTCATGTCCTGCGCCTTGATCGTATCCGCGAGATCGATGTGTTTCCGCCGTGGGTCAATCTGCGCATGGCGTGGAATCAGGGGATGAATTTCGGGCTGTTCAGCTCGTCGGACGACGCGACCCGCTGGATCCTGATCGGGATCGCCCTGGCGATTTGCGTCTGGGTGTTTCTCTGGGTCAGGCGCAGCCGTCCGGGCTGGTTTGCGCAGCTTTCGGCGGGTCTGCTGATCGGCGGGGCGCTTGGGAATGTGATTGACCGGTTGCTCTACGGCGCGGTCGCGGATTTTCTGAACATGTCGCTGCCGGGCTGGCAGAACCCGTTCAGCTTCAACGTCGCGGATATCAGCATTTTCGCCGGGGCCATCGGCCTGATTTTGCAGCCTCCGCAAGCTTCGGATGCGACCGACGACAAGACCCGTGACGTCTCGGGAAAATCCGGCTAG
- a CDS encoding RsmB/NOP family class I SAM-dependent RNA methyltransferase, producing MPRDAARKGALRLIAGVREGNALSDQAGAIARLSPPDRARAQRLALGVLRNIDRADAVLVQHLSKKPRPEILDALRLATVELLEMGEAPHGAVNAAVGLVRGMGPKGRAAVGMVNAVLRKVSGHGPEWAELPPEEMPEWLRDPVVATWGEEIAVAIETAHQNGAPVDFTAKPETTAPGEPLPTGSFRQRSGGQISALPGYEAGDWWVQDAAAAIAARLLDPQSGERIVDLCAAPGGKTMQLAAAGADVTAVDVSASRLNRLRENLERCGLTAQVVEADALAWRPAGPPDAILLDAPCSATGTIRRHPDLPLIRDGSAIAGLAELQARLLDHALEILKPGGRLVFATCSLLPQEGEDQLAAVLQRHPGLVVEKPDLPGIAPEWITAQGGLRLRPDYWPDLGGMDGFFIARLRKPEAGL from the coding sequence ATGCCGCGAGACGCCGCACGCAAGGGGGCGCTGCGCCTGATCGCCGGGGTGCGGGAAGGGAACGCGCTTTCGGATCAGGCCGGGGCCATTGCGCGGCTCAGCCCGCCCGATCGTGCGCGGGCGCAGCGGCTTGCCTTGGGTGTCCTGCGCAATATTGACCGTGCAGATGCCGTTCTGGTTCAGCATCTGTCGAAAAAACCCCGGCCCGAGATCCTCGATGCGCTGCGGCTCGCGACGGTTGAGTTGCTGGAGATGGGCGAGGCCCCGCATGGCGCGGTCAACGCGGCGGTCGGGCTCGTGCGGGGCATGGGGCCAAAGGGGCGCGCGGCTGTCGGCATGGTCAATGCCGTGCTGCGCAAAGTTTCGGGACACGGGCCGGAATGGGCGGAACTGCCGCCCGAGGAAATGCCGGAATGGCTGCGTGATCCGGTCGTCGCGACATGGGGCGAAGAGATTGCCGTGGCCATTGAAACCGCGCATCAAAACGGTGCACCGGTTGATTTCACGGCCAAACCTGAAACGACTGCACCGGGAGAGCCGCTGCCGACCGGGTCTTTCCGCCAGCGGTCGGGCGGTCAGATCAGCGCCCTGCCGGGTTATGAGGCAGGCGACTGGTGGGTGCAGGACGCCGCAGCGGCAATCGCGGCCCGGCTGCTTGACCCGCAATCGGGCGAGCGGATCGTGGATCTTTGTGCCGCGCCCGGCGGCAAGACGATGCAACTGGCGGCGGCAGGGGCGGATGTGACCGCCGTGGATGTCTCCGCCTCCCGGCTGAACCGGCTGCGGGAAAATCTGGAGCGCTGCGGTTTGACGGCTCAGGTGGTGGAGGCCGATGCGCTTGCGTGGCGTCCTGCCGGGCCGCCCGATGCGATCCTGCTCGACGCGCCATGTTCCGCCACGGGCACGATCCGCCGCCACCCGGACCTGCCCCTGATTCGTGACGGATCGGCGATTGCCGGGCTTGCTGAATTGCAGGCGCGGCTGCTGGATCATGCGCTTGAGATATTGAAGCCGGGCGGTCGGCTGGTTTTCGCCACCTGTTCGCTGTTGCCGCAAGAAGGGGAGGATCAGCTTGCGGCGGTTTTGCAGCGTCACCCCGGACTTGTTGTTGAAAAACCTGATTTGCCGGGGATTGCGCCGGAATGGATCACGGCACAGGGCGGGTTGCGGCTGCGGCCCGATTACTGGCCTGATCTGGGCGGGATGGACGGGTTTTTCATCGCCCGCTTGCGCAAGCCGGAGGCGGGTTTGTAG
- the folD gene encoding bifunctional methylenetetrahydrofolate dehydrogenase/methenyltetrahydrofolate cyclohydrolase FolD, with product MAATRIDGKAFAAELRQRIADQVAALKAEHGVTPGLAVVLVGEDPASQIYVRSKNKQTVEAGMNSFEHRLPADATQAELLALIGRLNADREVHGILVQLPLPDHIDEAEVINAISVKKDVDGFTVANAGRLATGQRAMVPCTPLGCLMLLRDLLGDLSGKEAVVIGRSNIVGKPMAALLTAESATVTVAHSRTVDLPAVVRRADIVVAAVGRPQMVKGDWIKPGATVIDVGINRTEDGLVGDVDYDAVAAVAGAVTPVPGGVGPMTIACLLANTLTACCRSNGLPDPKGLVA from the coding sequence ATGGCGGCGACACGAATTGACGGCAAGGCTTTCGCGGCGGAGCTGAGGCAGCGGATCGCGGATCAGGTCGCGGCGCTCAAGGCGGAGCATGGCGTGACGCCGGGTCTTGCCGTGGTGCTGGTCGGAGAAGACCCGGCGAGCCAGATCTATGTCCGCTCGAAGAACAAGCAGACGGTCGAAGCCGGGATGAACAGTTTCGAGCATCGCCTGCCCGCCGACGCGACCCAGGCCGAGCTTCTGGCGCTGATCGGTCGCCTGAACGCGGATCGTGAGGTTCACGGTATTCTCGTGCAGCTACCCCTGCCGGACCATATCGACGAGGCGGAGGTGATAAACGCGATCTCCGTCAAGAAGGACGTCGATGGGTTCACCGTTGCCAATGCGGGCCGTCTGGCGACCGGGCAGCGGGCAATGGTGCCATGCACGCCCCTCGGCTGCCTGATGCTGCTGCGCGATCTGCTGGGCGATCTGAGCGGCAAGGAAGCCGTGGTCATCGGGCGCTCCAACATTGTTGGCAAGCCGATGGCGGCGCTTCTGACGGCGGAAAGCGCGACGGTCACAGTTGCGCATTCCCGGACGGTTGACCTGCCCGCCGTGGTGCGTCGCGCCGATATCGTCGTTGCGGCTGTGGGTCGCCCACAGATGGTCAAGGGCGACTGGATCAAGCCGGGCGCGACAGTGATCGATGTCGGGATCAACCGGACCGAGGACGGGCTGGTCGGTGATGTGGATTACGATGCGGTCGCGGCGGTTGCGGGTGCGGTGACGCCGGTTCCGGGCGGCGTCGGTCCGATGACCATTGCCTGCCTGCTGGCGAATACGCTGACGGCGTGCTGCCGGTCGAACGGTCTGCCGGATCCGAAAGGGCTGGTCGCGTAA
- a CDS encoding pitrilysin family protein produces the protein MRALCLVASLAAAPALAEAPPGVSSFTLDNGMQAVVIEDHRAPVVVQMVWYKVGSADEAPGKTGLAHYLEHLMFKGTDTMEPGEFSQTVTANGGMDNAFTSYDYTAYFQRIASDRLPMIMEMEADRMANLRVGEEDWQAERQVVLEERAQRTDSNPAALFREERSAAQFLNHPYGNPVVGWRDEMMGLTRADALAWYDRYYAPNNAILVLAGDVTPERAQELAVQYYGPIPAEDDAIRAARPQEPEQRATRRMVMHDPRVPQPSMIRSILVPERNPGDQETAAALTVLAELLGGSPQTSVLGQELVMTGKALSASVGYDGFAVDPTNFYISMTPVDGVPPEEAEAALDEILAGFLRDGPDPEQFERVKTQIRASRIYELDSAHGRAYDYGQGLATGLSIEDVNDWPDLLENVGTEDVMAAAELVLNSTASVNGWLMPAEDDAEAAPATADAAMEDATVAQPVAGEADQ, from the coding sequence ATGCGCGCATTATGCCTTGTCGCATCTCTGGCTGCCGCCCCGGCATTGGCCGAGGCACCGCCCGGCGTCAGCAGTTTCACGCTGGATAACGGAATGCAGGCTGTGGTGATCGAGGATCATCGGGCCCCGGTCGTCGTCCAGATGGTCTGGTACAAGGTCGGATCGGCGGATGAGGCTCCGGGCAAAACCGGCCTTGCGCATTATCTTGAGCATCTGATGTTCAAGGGCACCGACACGATGGAGCCGGGTGAATTCTCGCAGACCGTGACAGCGAATGGCGGCATGGACAACGCTTTCACCAGCTACGACTACACGGCCTATTTTCAGCGGATCGCCAGCGACCGGCTGCCGATGATCATGGAAATGGAAGCGGATCGGATGGCCAATCTGCGCGTCGGCGAAGAGGACTGGCAGGCCGAGCGGCAGGTGGTTCTGGAAGAACGCGCGCAGCGCACCGACAGCAATCCCGCGGCCCTGTTTCGCGAAGAACGAAGCGCGGCGCAGTTTCTGAACCATCCCTATGGCAACCCGGTCGTTGGCTGGCGTGACGAGATGATGGGCCTGACCCGTGCCGACGCGCTCGCCTGGTATGACCGTTACTATGCGCCGAACAACGCCATTCTGGTGCTGGCGGGTGATGTTACCCCGGAGCGGGCGCAGGAATTGGCGGTACAATATTACGGCCCGATCCCGGCAGAGGACGACGCAATCCGCGCCGCCCGCCCGCAGGAGCCGGAGCAGCGCGCCACTCGCCGGATGGTCATGCATGATCCGCGCGTCCCGCAGCCTTCCATGATCCGCAGCATTCTGGTGCCGGAACGCAATCCCGGCGATCAGGAAACCGCTGCCGCGTTGACCGTGCTGGCGGAACTGTTGGGCGGCTCGCCGCAGACCTCGGTGCTGGGACAGGAGCTGGTGATGACGGGCAAGGCGCTCAGCGCTTCGGTCGGGTATGATGGCTTCGCTGTTGATCCGACCAATTTCTATATTTCGATGACGCCGGTCGACGGAGTCCCGCCGGAAGAGGCCGAGGCCGCGCTGGACGAGATTCTCGCCGGTTTCCTGCGCGACGGCCCCGATCCTGAGCAGTTCGAAAGGGTCAAGACCCAGATCCGCGCATCGCGCATCTATGAACTCGATTCCGCGCATGGCCGTGCCTATGACTACGGGCAGGGGCTGGCAACGGGGCTTAGCATCGAGGATGTGAATGACTGGCCCGATCTGCTGGAAAATGTCGGGACAGAGGATGTCATGGCGGCGGCGGAGCTGGTGCTGAACAGCACCGCTAGCGTGAATGGCTGGCTGATGCCGGCGGAAGACGACGCGGAAGCCGCCCCCGCCACTGCAGATGCCGCAATGGAAGATGCAACGGTCGCGCAGCCCGTAGCCGGGGAGGCAGATCAATGA
- a CDS encoding DUF3035 domain-containing protein, translating to MRGFWALIGAAAVAACSSDPQLHNIDAGQDSPDEFAILPTRSLSMPPDLNQLPQPTPGGANITDPNPKGDAVAALGGDPGRLAPTGVGAADGALVNYASRLGVNAQIRAQLAQEDVTWRSRHSRRLLESWARKDVYYRAYEPMTLDSRAEYQRWQRAGARTPSAPPPPAE from the coding sequence ATGCGGGGATTTTGGGCGTTGATCGGTGCGGCGGCGGTAGCAGCCTGCTCAAGCGATCCGCAGCTTCACAATATCGATGCCGGTCAGGATTCGCCGGATGAGTTCGCGATTCTGCCGACACGGTCCCTGTCGATGCCGCCCGACCTGAACCAGCTTCCGCAGCCGACACCGGGCGGAGCGAATATCACCGATCCGAACCCCAAAGGCGACGCGGTCGCGGCATTGGGCGGCGATCCGGGACGTTTGGCGCCGACCGGGGTTGGCGCGGCTGATGGGGCGCTGGTCAATTACGCTTCCCGACTGGGTGTGAACGCGCAGATCCGTGCGCAGCTGGCGCAGGAAGATGTGACCTGGCGTTCGCGGCATTCGCGCCGCCTTCTGGAAAGCTGGGCCCGCAAGGATGTCTATTACCGCGCTTATGAGCCGATGACGCTGGACAGCCGGGCCGAGTATCAACGCTGGCAGCGGGCCGGCGCGCGGACGCCTTCTGCGCCGCCGCCACCGGCCGAGTAA